In Mixophyes fleayi isolate aMixFle1 chromosome 11, aMixFle1.hap1, whole genome shotgun sequence, one DNA window encodes the following:
- the SMIM1 gene encoding small integral membrane protein 1 produces MQTQETPGVQYSRWNDRNQEEISVNLSNAETPAWRRVYNVLCTGKIGIAMKVVGGLALFWIIFIIGYVTGYYVHKCKKM; encoded by the exons ATGCAGACCCAGGAAACACCCGGAGTTCAGTACAGCCGGTGGAATGACCGGAACCAAGAGGAAATTAGTGTGAACTTGTCCAACGCGGAAACGCCAGCCTGGCGGAG AGTCTACAACGTACTGTGTACCGGGAAGATCGGCATCGCCATGAAAGTGGTGGGAGGACTTGCCTTGTTTTGGATCATATTCATCATCGGCTATGTCACCGGTTACTACGTgcacaaatgcaaaaaaatgtaa